The following proteins are encoded in a genomic region of Coffea eugenioides isolate CCC68of chromosome 6, Ceug_1.0, whole genome shotgun sequence:
- the LOC113776157 gene encoding transcription factor bHLH18-like, which produces MDPFTDFSPEDIEATLGDNCELDYFLEEKDLFPAFLDQLFSGNSFFTPENLSSPCKSSSSRVDRIDDILPLSSMPEQLNDKSPCTSNQKNKIPSLAARRLQYKKNLLAEKRRRETLNKQFIALSTLLPGITKTDRISIMGEALKYINQLKEENNKLKQYNPNQAVVVKKSQVHEEQRSCSITKSSSVCSDEQLPEIEVRMYEKKILLTIRCEKEKDVLANILSEIEKLNLTVISGNIIPFVGITYEIIIVAEMDNDFSISQKNLVKRLHSAHFLHKKLNSTIRKRKTYI; this is translated from the exons ATGGATCCCTTCACAGATTTTTCTCCAGAGGACATAGAAGCTACTTTAGGTGATAATTGTGAACTAGACTATTTTTTAGAAGAAAAGGATTTGTTCCCAGCCTTTCTAGATCAGCTTTTTTCTGGCAATTCTTTCTTCACTCCTGAAAACCTTTCCAGTCCTTGTAAGTCTTCTTCTTCACGTGTCGACCGTATTGATGATATACTCCCTTTATCATCTATGCCTGAACAACTTAATGATAAATCACCATGTACATCAAATCAGAAGAATAAGATCCCTAGTTTAGCAGCAAGGAGATTGCAATATAAGAAAAATTTGCTAGCGGAGAAGAGGCGGCGAGAGACTCTTAACAAGCAATTCATTGCCCTGTCTACACTTCTTCCAGGCATCACAAAG ACGGACAGAATTTCAATCATGGGAGAAGCTCTCAAATACATCAATCAGCTGAAAGAAGAGAACAACAAATTAAAGCAATATAATCCAAATCAAGCTGTGGTTGTGAAGAAGTCACAGGTTCATGAAGAACAACGCAGTTGTTCTATCACTAAAAGTTCTTCTGTTTGCTCTGACGAACAGCTTCCTGAGATTGAAGTCAGAATGTATGAAAAGAAAATCCTTCTGACAATCAGATGTGAGAAAGAGAAAGATGTCCTTGCAAACATACTTTCTGAGATTGAAAAGCTCAACTTGACTGTAATTAGTGGTAACATCATACCATTTGTGGGAATAACTTACGAGATTATCATTGTTGCAGAG ATGGACAATGATTTCAGCATCAGTCAGAAGAATCTTGTTAAAAGACTTCATTCAGCTCATTTCCTTCATAAGAAGCTAAATTCAACAatcagaaaaaggaaaacatacATTTGA